A genomic window from Scatophagus argus isolate fScaArg1 chromosome 17, fScaArg1.pri, whole genome shotgun sequence includes:
- the LOC124074822 gene encoding stathmin-like, which yields MAASEDIQVKELDKRASGQAFEVILAAPDAKGDFPLSPPKKKDVSLEEIQRKLDAAEERRKNHEAEVLKHLAEKREHEKEVLQKAMEENNNFSKMAEEKLNQKMEANKENRTALMAAMNEKFKEKDKKLEEVRKNKETKEGTSED from the exons ATGGCAGCCTCTGAAG ataTCCAGGTCAAAGAGCTTGACAAGCGGGCCTCTGGCCAAGCCTTTGAGGTCATCCTGGCTGCCCCAGATGCCAAGGGTGACTTCCCCCTGTCTCCTCCCAAGAAGAAGGATGTCTCACTGGAAGAAATTCAGAGGAAGCTGGATGCTGCAGAAGAGAGACGCAAG AACCATGAAGCTGAGGTTCTGAAGCACTTAGCTGAGAAGCGTGAGCATGAAAAGGAGGTGCTGCAGAAAGCTATGGAGGAGAACAACAACTTTAGTAAGATGGCAGAAGAGAAGCTCAATCAGAAGATGGAGGCCAACAAAGAGAACCGCACAGCACTTATGGCAGCGATGAATGAGAAGTTCAAGGAGAAG GACAAGAAGTTGGAAGAGGTGCGAAAGAACAAGGAAACCAAAGAGGGAACTTCGGAAGACTGA